Proteins found in one Hippopotamus amphibius kiboko isolate mHipAmp2 chromosome 12, mHipAmp2.hap2, whole genome shotgun sequence genomic segment:
- the MAFB gene encoding transcription factor MafB isoform X2 → MAAELSMGPELPTSPLAMEYVNDFDLLKFDVKKEPLGRAERPGRPCTRLQPAGSVSSTPLSTPCSSVPSSPSFSPTEQKTHLEDLYWMASNYQQMNPEALNLTPEDAVEALIGSHPVPQPLQSFDGFRGAHHHHHHHHPHPHHAYPGAGVAHDELGPHAHPHHHHHHQASPPPSSAASPAQQLPTSHPGPGPHAAAAATAAGGSGSVEDRFSDDQLVSMSVRELNRHLRGFTKDEVIRLKQKRRTLKNRGYAQSCRYKRVQQKHHLENEKTQLIQQVEQLKQEVSRLARERDAYKVKCEKLANSGFREAGSTSDSPSSPEFFLSVRGFKLH, encoded by the exons ATGGCCGCGGAGCTGAGCATGGGGCCCGAGCTGCCCACCAGCCCGCTGGCCATGGAGTACGTCAACGACTTCGACTTGCTCAAGTTCGACGTGAAGAAGGAGCCGCTGGGGCGCGCGGAGCGCCCGGGCCGGCCCTGCACGCGCCTGCAGCCAGCCGGCTCGGTGTCGTCCACTCCGCTCAGCACGCCGTGCAGCTCGGTGCCCTCGTCGCCCAGCTTCAGCCCCACAGAACAGAAGACCCACCTCGAGGACCTGTATTGGATGGCGAGCAACTACCAGCAGATGAACCCCGAGGCGCTCAACCTGACGCCCGAGGACGCGGTGGAGGCGCTCATAGGCTCGCACCCAGTGCCACAGCCGTTGCAGAGCTTCGACGGCTTCCGCGGAGcgcaccaccaccatcaccaccaccacccacacccGCACCACGCGTACCCGGGCGCCGGCGTGGCCCACGACGAGCTGGGCCCGCACGCGCACccgcaccatcaccaccatcaccaagcATCGCCGCCGCCGTCCAGCGCGGCCAGCCCAGCGCAGCAGCTGCCCACCAGCCACCCCGGGCCTGGGCCGCACGCGGCGGCCGCGGCGACGGCGGCTGGTGGTAGCGGCAGCGTGGAGGACCGCTTCTCCGACGACCAGCTCGTGTCCATGTCCGTGCGCGAGCTGAACCGCCACCTGCGGGGCTTCACCAAGGACGAGGTGATCCGCCTGAAGCAGAAGCGGCGGACCCTGAAGAACCGGGGCTACGCCCAGTCGTGCAGGTATAAACGCGTCCAGCAGAAACACCACCTGGAGAACGAGAAGACGCAGCTCATTCAGCAGGTGGAGCAGCTTAAGCAGGAGGTGTCCCGGCTGGCCCGCGAAAGAGATGCCTACAAGGTCAAGTGCGAGAAACTCGCCAACTCCGGCTTCAGGGAGGCGGGCTCCACCAGCGACAGCCCCTCCTCTCCCGAGTTCTTTCT GTCAGTAAGAGGATTTAAGTTGCACTGA
- the MAFB gene encoding transcription factor MafB isoform X1, which translates to MAAELSMGPELPTSPLAMEYVNDFDLLKFDVKKEPLGRAERPGRPCTRLQPAGSVSSTPLSTPCSSVPSSPSFSPTEQKTHLEDLYWMASNYQQMNPEALNLTPEDAVEALIGSHPVPQPLQSFDGFRGAHHHHHHHHPHPHHAYPGAGVAHDELGPHAHPHHHHHHQASPPPSSAASPAQQLPTSHPGPGPHAAAAATAAGGSGSVEDRFSDDQLVSMSVRELNRHLRGFTKDEVIRLKQKRRTLKNRGYAQSCRYKRVQQKHHLENEKTQLIQQVEQLKQEVSRLARERDAYKVKCEKLANSGFREAGSTSDSPSSPEFFLITPGSPRKPPGPH; encoded by the exons ATGGCCGCGGAGCTGAGCATGGGGCCCGAGCTGCCCACCAGCCCGCTGGCCATGGAGTACGTCAACGACTTCGACTTGCTCAAGTTCGACGTGAAGAAGGAGCCGCTGGGGCGCGCGGAGCGCCCGGGCCGGCCCTGCACGCGCCTGCAGCCAGCCGGCTCGGTGTCGTCCACTCCGCTCAGCACGCCGTGCAGCTCGGTGCCCTCGTCGCCCAGCTTCAGCCCCACAGAACAGAAGACCCACCTCGAGGACCTGTATTGGATGGCGAGCAACTACCAGCAGATGAACCCCGAGGCGCTCAACCTGACGCCCGAGGACGCGGTGGAGGCGCTCATAGGCTCGCACCCAGTGCCACAGCCGTTGCAGAGCTTCGACGGCTTCCGCGGAGcgcaccaccaccatcaccaccaccacccacacccGCACCACGCGTACCCGGGCGCCGGCGTGGCCCACGACGAGCTGGGCCCGCACGCGCACccgcaccatcaccaccatcaccaagcATCGCCGCCGCCGTCCAGCGCGGCCAGCCCAGCGCAGCAGCTGCCCACCAGCCACCCCGGGCCTGGGCCGCACGCGGCGGCCGCGGCGACGGCGGCTGGTGGTAGCGGCAGCGTGGAGGACCGCTTCTCCGACGACCAGCTCGTGTCCATGTCCGTGCGCGAGCTGAACCGCCACCTGCGGGGCTTCACCAAGGACGAGGTGATCCGCCTGAAGCAGAAGCGGCGGACCCTGAAGAACCGGGGCTACGCCCAGTCGTGCAGGTATAAACGCGTCCAGCAGAAACACCACCTGGAGAACGAGAAGACGCAGCTCATTCAGCAGGTGGAGCAGCTTAAGCAGGAGGTGTCCCGGCTGGCCCGCGAAAGAGATGCCTACAAGGTCAAGTGCGAGAAACTCGCCAACTCCGGCTTCAGGGAGGCGGGCTCCACCAGCGACAGCCCCTCCTCTCCCGAGTTCTTTCT AATTACCCCAGGGTCCCCACGAAAGCCTCCAGGCCCGCACTAA